The Gemmatimonas sp. genomic sequence CAACCCCAGCAGCTTGAACTTGGATCGGCCGCACTCGAGCGTCACCCGCTGCTCGCCGCTCGCCGCGATCTTCACCGGCGATGGGGGGAGCTCGCGGGCAATCTCGCTGAGCTTCTTGGCGGGAATGGTGATGGCGCCAGGCGTTTCGACATCGGCACTGACTTCTGTGCTGACGGCGATGTCGAGGTCGGTCGCTGAGAACCGGATACCGCGATCGGTGGTCTCGACGAGCAAATTGGCCAGCACCGGCAAGGTGGTCTTGGCCGGTACGGCAGCGGTCACGGCCTGGAGGCCTTCCTGCAGCTTCTCACGCGAGATCGTGAACTTCATGCCCGGAATTGTGGAAGGACTGCTGGTGCCTGCTGTTTAAAAGCAGACTTAGATAGAAAACCAGTAGTAGCAGCAGGGGGTGTGGGCTTGTTTACAAACGCTGCAAGCTACGCGTTTTCAGTCACTTCCGCCATACCACCTCATGTGGACATCCTGTGGGGTGCTGGAGGTACTCCCCGGCGGCACACAGTGGGGGGGTGGGCCAATGTGGGGTCGTGTGGAGCGGCGGGGATTCAGGAGCCCAGCTGACCGGTTGTCCGCAGGGTTTCCAACATGCTCCGCACCTTCAGCACCCGCTCGGCGAACCCCGTCTCCGCGGCCATGTCTTCGGCCACGCGCTCCAGGGAGTGGATGACCGTGGAGTGATCGCGACCCCCGAAGGCGTTGCCGATCTCCACCAGCTGCAGCGCCAGCAGCTCCCGACACAGATACATGGCAATCTGCCGCGGCACGGTGAGCTGCTTGGTGCGCGTCTTGGAGCGCAGGCCATCCGGCGTCACGCCCCACTCGCGGGCCACGACCTGCTGAATGGTGGCGACGGTGATGGTGGTGGGCGGGACGTCGGGGAAGTCGGAATGCGTGGCGCCGCGCAGCTTGTCGCGCAGCGCCTCCCGCGCGAGGTCCACGGAGATGTCGCGGTGCTTGAGGGAGGCGTAGGCCAGCAGCTTGATGATGGACCCTTCGAGCTCGCGGACCGACGACTTCACATGCTGGGCGATGAACTCGATGACTTCGTCGGGGATGGTGAGTTCGAGGTGATCGAGACTCGCCTTCTTCTTGAGGATGGCGATGCGATGCTCGAAGTCGGGCGAATCGACGTTGGCGACCATCCCCCACTCGAAGCGCGAGACGAGGCGCGACTCGAGTCCGGGGATCTCTTTCGGGGGCCGATCGGAGGTCAGCACGATCTGTCGTCCGGCCTCGTAGATGGCGTTGAAGGTGTGGAAGAACTCCTCCTGGGTGCTCTCCTTCCCCTTCAGGAACTGCACGTCGTCCACCAGCAGCAGGTCGATTTCGCGGAAGCGACGGCGGAAATCGCCCATCTGGCCGGTCTGGATGGCGCCGATGAACTCGTTGGTGAACTGCTCGGTGCCGACGTAGGCGATGCGCAGGGCGGGGGTGCGCCGCAGCTGTTCGTGGGCGATGCCCTGCATGAGGTGGGTCTTGCCGAGCCCGGTCTCGCCGTAGATGAAGAGGGGATTGTAGACCTTGCCGGGCGCCTGGGCGGCGGCCTGGGCGGCGGCGGCGGCGACATCGTTCGACTTGCCGATGACGAACTGGTCGAAGGTGTACCGCGGGTTGAGTGGCGTAGACATGCGCGATTGCTGCGCCACTGGTGGCGCGACAATCGGGGCTGGAGGAGGCGCCACGAACATGTCCATCTGGACCCGCCCCACCCGCTCCTCGTGCACCTTGAAGCGGATCTTGATGGGATGTCCAAGCGCGACCGGGGCAAAGGTCGCGAGCAGGTCGGCGTGCTTCGAGTCGCTCCAGTCGGCGGAGAACTGGTCCGGGGCGCCAATGACGAGCGTGTCGCCTTCGACCGCGATGGCGTCGGTGGGCTCGAGCCAGGTACGGTACGTCTGCTCCGGAAGCACCTGCCGCGCCCGTTGGCGCAGGCGATCCCAGATTTCAGCAGGCGATAGCGACATTGGCGACTCGAGCGGTGGCGAACGGAAGCGACGCGGGCGGCGAAGGTACCCCGTTTATTGTGGATAAGTCAATTGGTACAACCCGCGTGAGTTGGGCGGCGCCGGCGCGCCGATACGTGTTGGCAAGCAAGTGGACCTGTTGATGCTCAAGTCGTTGTCCGGAGCTAGTTTAGAAGTGCCATTCCGGCGCAGACGCCCCTTGACCCTCACCACGGGCCCGGATACATTCCGAGGCTCGACGGGATTGCGCTACGTGCGCGGCCTGTCCACCACGCTGACGTTGCGCCGGCATTCCGGCTCGTTTTCACTCGTTCTTCGTAGAGTTCGCCATGGGCAAGCCCACTTATCGTCCGCGCAACACGCGTCGCATCCGTAAGCACGGCTTCCGTGCGCGCATGGAGACGAAGTGGGGTCGCGCCGTCCTCGCTCGTCGCCGCAAGAAGGGGCGCAAGCAGCTCACCGTCCAGCTCCCGTCCAAGTACGCTTGGCGCCTGAGTCCCGCGCCTTCCCGCGTCCGCTTCGGCTGACGCGCGGCACCGACCTCGAACGGGTTCGTCACGAAGGGAAGCGAGTGCGCACCGCGTCACTGGACGTGCGCGCCACCGCTTCCCTTCATGCGTTATCGCGCGTCGGGTTTGTCGTGCCCAAGTACAAGCACTCCGGGGTGGCGCGGAACCTGGTGAAACGCCGCCTGCGGGAGCTCGTACGGCTCCGCATGCTCGGCCTCCTGCAGGAGCACCCCCCACTCGATGTGGTCGTGCGCGTTTTCCCCTCTGCCTACGACCGCGACTTCGCGGTGCTCGGCGGGGAGCTGGAGCAGGCCATCCGCCAGCTGCTCAAGCGGGTTGGGTAAGCCGAGCATGGTGCGGCAGCTCTTCATCCTGCTCGTGCGCGGCTATCAGGTCGCCCTCTCGCCCATCTTCGGTGGGGCGTGCCGCTATTATCCTTCCTGTTCCGCCTACGCCATCGAAGCGCTGGAGAAGCATGGCGCGTGGCGCGGGGGGTGGATGGCGTTGCGCCGCATTGGCCGCTGCCATCCGTTCCGCCCAGGCGGATTCGACCCGGTGCCCTGACGCGATCGCTTGCCGGACCCTCCCGCCGGGATTCGCCGTCGGGCCAACCGGACAGGGACATTCCAGCGCCACTCTCAATTTCCCATGGAACCACGTCGTATCGTTCTGGCTGTCGTGCTGATGGCGGCCGTGCTGCTCGTCACGCCGTACCTCTTCCCCACGCCCACGCCGGTCCCGGGCGCCCGGAAGGCCACGGCGGATTCGGCACAGACCGTGTCCGACAGCAGCGCCCCGAGCGTGCGTGGTGCCGTGGCCGGCGACGCGCTGGGCGTGCCGGTGGCGCCAGCCGAGCCGGCGGTCGTGCTGCCGGTCGATACCGCGGTGGTGAACACCGCCGTGGCCGACTACCGCACCACGAGCAAGGGCGCCGCGCTCATTGGCGCATCGCTGACGCAGTTTCAGGCGCTGTCGAACGGGGGACGGACCCGCAGCGGCACCGTGGAGCTCGCGCTCCCCAACGAGCGCATGCTGGGGTATCGCCTCGTCGTGCCCGGCGACACGATCGACCTCACCACGCAGACGTTCCGTTCCACGCAGTCGGCTGACGGCGACAACACCGTCATCACCTACGAGGCGGATCTGGCGGGGCGGCTGGTCTCGATCCGCTACTCCTTCCTTCCCGACAGCTATCGCGTGAACGTCGCGGCGGCGGTCGCCGGGGTGCCCGAGAACAGCTACCTGCTGGTGGACCTGCCCACGGGGTTCCGCAGCTCCGAGTCGGACACTACCGAAGACCATTCGCATCTGGCGTACGCGTACAAGCCGGAGCTGTCGGGCGCCGAGGGGATCGCCTTCCACTCCGTCGACCCGGGCGAGCGCGAAATCGACGCCGGTCCCATTACCTGGGGCGTCGCGAAGAACAAGTATTTCATCGTGGGCGTGCTCGCTCCCAAGGGGGGCACCCCTTTCGCCGAGATCAACGTGACCGGCGGGCCACGCATCAACGATGAGGCGGTGCGCGGGCAAGCCACCCTGGTCACCCCACTCAAGGCCGGCAACGCCGCCTTCGAAGTCTATGTCGGCCCGCAGGAGTTCAAGCGGCTGGTGGCGCTGGGGCGCGAATTCGAAACGTCCAACCCCTACGGCGGCTGGATCCAGGGAATCGTGCAGCCCTTCGCCACGATCGTCATTCGCCTGCTCTTGTGGATGAAGAGCACGCTCGGGCTGTCGTACGGCTGGATCCTCGTGATCTTCGGTGTGGCCATCCGCATCATTCTCTGGCCGCTCAACCAGAAGGCCATGCGCAGCAGTATGCAGATGCAGCGTATCCAGCCCGAACTGCAGGCCATCCAGACGCGCTACAAGAACGAGCCGCAGAAGTTGCAGGCCGCCATGATGGAGCTCTACAAGGAGCACGGCATGAGCCCGTTCAGCTCGCTCTCGGGGTGCTTGCCCATGCTCATCCCGCTGCCGGTGTTCTTCGCGCTCTTCTTCGTCTTCCAGAACACCATCGAGTTCCGCGGTGTGCCGTTCCTCTGGTTCCCGGACATCTCGGTGAAGGACCCGTACTACATCATTCCCGTGCTGGTGGCAGCCACGACCATGCTCATGTCGTGGATCGGCATGCGTGGCCAGAAGGGCAATGAGCAGCAGAAGATGATGATGTATCTGATGCCCGGCATCATGCTGGTCTTCTTCTTCAGCATGGCGTCGGGGCTCAACCTGTACTACTTCATCCAGAACCTCGCGTCGCTGCCGCAGCAGTGGCTCATTTCGCAGGAGCGCACCAAGCCGCTGGTGAAGGGATGACGCTGCTGCCCGGCGACGACGATACGATCGTCGCGCTGGCGACCGCCTCCGGGCGCGGCGCGGTGGCCATTGTTCGTCTTTCGGGAGCGCGCGCCATCGACATGGCGCGCGCTCTCGGCGCATTCGGTGGGGTAACGGGTGGCGCCATCAACCCTCGCCGCACGCAGTTGGTGAAGCTGGCCGACCCGGAAACCGGGGCGCCGCTGGAGCAGGCGCTCGTGACCGCCTTTCCCGCCCCGCATTCGTTCACCGGCGAGGACGTGGTGGAGATCGGCACCCACGGCGGGGCAGTGTCGCCGACGGTGGTCATGGGCGCCTGCATCCGCCTTGGCGCGCGCGCGGCCCGGCCGGGGGAGTTCTCCCGTCGCGCCGTGCTGCTGGGCCGCATGGACCTGCTGCAGGCGGAGGCCGTGGCCGACGTGATCGAGGCGCGCACGCAGGCCATGCAGCGGCAGGCGCTCGCCCAGCTGGACGGCGGGCTCTCGCGCCGCCTGCTGGCACTGCGCGACGAGGTGATTCAGCTTGAGGCGCTGCTGGCCTACGATATCGACTTCCCCGAGGAAGATGACGGTCCCATCGCGCCGGAGCGGGTGACGACCGCGGCGCGGGCCCTCGACGAGGCGCTGGAGGCGCTCCTGCGCACCGCACCTCGTGGCGCGATGGTACGCGACGGCGCGCTGGTGGTCATCGCGGGGCCGCCGAACGCCGGCAAGTCGAGCCTCTTCAATGCGCTGCTCGGCGAGTCGCGCGCGATCGTGACGGCGGTGCCGGGCACGACGCGTGACGCCATCGAGGCGCTACTCGACCGGGAAAGCGGGCTCCTGCCGCTGCGCCTCGTGGATACCGCAGGGCTGCGCGACACCGACGACGAGGTGGAACGACTGGGGATCGAGGTGAGCGGACGCTATCTCGCGCAGGCCCAGGTGGTGCTGGCGTGCGGGGCCAGCACGGAAGACCTCGTGCACACGCAGCAGGTCGTGCGCGAGCGCACGATGGCGGTCGTGGTGCCGGTGCTCACCAAGAGCGACCTGCGGAACGCCACCAACGGAACGGGTGACGGCGATGCGGTGCCGGTCAGCGCGGAAACGGGCGCCGGACTTTCCGCGCTCCTGCAGCGCATCGATGCAGCCGCGCAGGCGCACACACCGGGGGAAGCCGACGCCGTCCTCATTACCCGGGAGCGCCATCGCGCGGGGCTCACGATCGCGCGCCACGAGGTGGTGGCCTTTCTGGCGGCGTGGGACGGAGGCGCGCTCCCCGCACCCGTGGCGGCGGTGCATTTGCTGGCAGCGCGCGAGGCGCTCGCGGAGCTGATCGGCGCGGTCGACACGGAGGAGGTGCTGGACCGGGTCTTCCGCGACTTCTGCATTGGGAAGTGAGTGAGACGGGAGCCCCGGACCGTCTCGGCTCCCTTCTCTCAGCTGACGACCGTCAGACGCGGGCGCTCGGTGACCGGCTCCGCTGCCGCCGCGAGCTCGTGGGCGCTCGCGCGCACTGACCACGCGAAGCCGCGCCCCTGGATGGCAGCCTCCACCATGCGGGCGCCAAGGAAGTAGCCGGCGCGTTCGGGGAGCACGGTGCGCTCGAGGGTGCGGGCCTCGTCGCTCATGCCACCGGACAGGTAGCGCAGGCGCAACCCCAAGGCCGTGCGCTCGAAGTCGCGCGTGGCGGCACGGGTGAGCACCGGCTCCACTTCGCGCACGCGCGCGTACTGCCGCCGACCGAAGCCGAAGTACTCCCACGCCGCATGTCCCGGGCTGACCGCGCGGGACACCTGCACCGCGAGTCCCTCGTTCACGAGCAGTTCGCGCAGGGAGGCCTGCCGCCCCGTTTCCCAGTATGAGTAGTAGCCGCCGGCGTCGCGCACGAGGTCGCGCATGCTGCTGCGGCTCGTGGGGGAGGTGTAGCGGATCACGTGGGTGATTTCGTGCGCCAGCCAGAGCGGAATGAGCTCGGGATCGAGGCCCAGCCCCTGCGTATCGGGGTTGGCAATGCCGGTGAAGTGCTCGAGGCAGACGAAGGCGATGCCGCGCCCGTTCACCACCAGTTCGCCGGCGTTGGCCGCCCCCACGCCCACCATGAGCACGATGTCGTATGGCACGTCGACATCGAGCAGCATGCGCACCTTGTCTTGGGTGTGCCGCGCCAGCGTGACCAGGTCGGCCGTGGCGAGCAGCGCGTGCAGGTCGCTGCGGTCGGCAGCGACGGTGTTGCGCACGACCTCCTCGAAGTGGGGACCGGACGGCTCGAGGACGTAATTGTCCCAATAGGCGGTCAGCAGTTCGCGGTGTCGCTCGAAGTACTCGAGGTAGGCCGCGAAACGGTCTTCGGCTTCAAGAACCGCAAGAAAATCAGGAACGAGATTGATCAACATCAACGACCCGGGGTCGGGAAGCCGGCGCGATCGTGACGGTGTGTCGGCACGCGGGGACGGACCCCGGCGCGAGACACCTATCGCTCGCCGAACGAGACGCGGAGGTGGGAAGCGTCCACGCACTCCATGGAAGGCGGGAAGTTAGCCCGCCCCCAAAGTCACAACAAGAGACAAGTGACACGGAATGTGGAGAACCGGCGTCGCCTGGTTCAACTTGGTGACGGTTGATGCCGAGACTCGGCGACATCCCCATGCTTCCGATGTCGCCATGACCACGCTCCACTTTATCGAACTGACCTGCCCCGTCTGCGCCACGGTCTTCCGTTCGCAGACCGTCGTGGCCACCAATAGGTTGGGCGGCAAACGCACCGACTTTCACGAGCACGCGGCCGGGATGCAGCCGCTGCCGTATCTCGTGCATCTGTGCACGCACTGCGGCTACGCCGGTGTGGCGCGCGACTTCGATGACGACGTGGTGCCGAGCACCCTGCTCCAGGAGCTGGTGTCGTCGGAGCTGACGCCGGCGCTGCGCGCGTCGCTGCCATCGGGGTCGCTCAAGTACGAGCATGCGGCCAAGGTGGCGGCCTGGCAGGGGAATGAGCCGCGCTATCTGGCCGATCTGTACCTGCGTGCGGCCTGGTGCTGCGTGGACGAGGGGGACACGGAAGCGGAGCGGTACTTCCGTCGTCACGCCGCGTGGGCCTTTGCCGACGCTCTGACGATGTTCGATGGTGTACCCCCTGACGAGCGCGCGGTGATCACCTATCTGGTGGGGGAGCTGTGGCGCCGCATCGGGGACGATGTGGAGGCGGAGCAGTGGTTCGACCGGGTGGCGGACGAAGTCACGGAACCGACGGCACAGGGGTGGGTGCTGGAGGTGGCCGAACAGCAGAAGCTGCAGCCGCGGGAGTGGTTCACGTAGCGGCAGACATGGCGTCGCTCTATCGCGTCCCGAACAGCCGGTCCCCGGCGTCGCCCAGCCCCGGCAGGATGTAGCCGAACTCGTTGAGCTCCCGGTCGAGCGATGCGGTGAGGACGGGCACATCAGGGTGCGCCGCCGCCAGGCGATGCACGCCCTCCGGCGCGGCCACGAGACACAGGAAGCGAATGCGCGTGGCGCCGGCGCGTTTGAGCGAGGACACGGCGGCGGCCGCACTGCCTCCCGTGGCCAGCATCGGATCGAGCAGCAGGAAGTCGCGCTCCGACACGTCGCCCGGCACCTTGAAGTAGTAGTCCACCGGCTCGAGCGTATCGTGGTCCCGGTAGAGGCCGATGTGCCCAACGCGGGCGGAGGGCATGAGGCGCAGGATCCCCTCCACCATGCCCAGCCCGGCGCGCAGAATGGGCACCAGCGTGAGCTTCTTGCCGCGTACCGTCCAGCCGCTGGTGGTTTCGAGTGGCGTATCGACGGTGGTCGGCTCCAGCAGCAGATCCCGAGTCGCCTCGTAGGCCATGAGCATGGCGATCTCGTCCACCAGCTCCTTGAACTGCTTGGTGGGGGTAGCGCGATCGCGCAGCAGCGTGATCTTGTGGCGCACCAGCGGGTGGTCGACGATGCTGAGCGTCGGGAAGTCGATGCCTTGGTGGGAATGAGCCATCCCCGATTATGCCCGGAAGCGACGCGAAGCGCGAGCGGTCGGCCGCCGAAGCGGTCGCGGCGGGGGCCGCGGTGCCGCGGCGCTGAACGCGCTACACTTCAGGCATGACGACAGCCGCCGCCACGCCCCACACGACGCTTCAGCGCGTCGCAGTCTACTGCGCCTCGAACGAAGGGGCCCACCCCGACTACGTGCACGCCGCCCACGCCCTCGGAACGTTGCTGGCCAACCGCGGGATCGCCGTGGTATACGGCGGCGGTCGGACCGGGCTCATGGGTGCCCTGGCCGACGCGGCCATGGCGGCAGGCGGCGAGGTCATCGGCGTCATGCCGCACGGTCTGGTGGAACGTGAAGTCGCGCACCGTGGCATCACGTCGCTGCAGGTGGTGGATTCGATGCATGAGCGCAAGGCGATGATTGCGGAGCTTGCCGACGCCTTCATCGCCCTGCCCGGTGGGATCGGTACCCTCGAGGAGCTGTTCGAAACGTGGACGTGGGCCACGCTGGGTGTGCACCGCAAGCCACTGGGGCTGCTCGACACGCGCCAGTTCTGGGAGCCGTTGCTGTCGCTGGTCGCACGTCTCGACCAGGAGGGGTTTCTTCGCGGGGCGCCCGCGGAGTGGCTCGTGCGGCACGACGATCCGGCCCACCTGCTCGATCGCCTGACGACTTTTGCCCCGCCCCACGTGCGGCGCTGGTTGAGTCTCCGCGACACGTGAGGATGCGCCGTCGCGCCTCGTCGCACGACGGTCGCCACCCCGTGCGCAGCCCGCGGGCTGCATCTGGCGTCGCCGCGGCAGAACGCCGAGAATCGAGGTCATGCACGCGCCTCGATCCACTAAGTGGTTGCTGACGGGATCGCGATTGGTGCCGCTTTGGCGCCGGCTGGCGGCGCTGGTGGGGATGTCCTCGGCCTGGTGGTACTCGTGCTCTGGCAGGTGCTCGTTGCGCGCGCCCTCGTGATCGACATTGCCGAGCCGGTCGATGCGCCGCATTCGCCACTGCCGGTGGTGGTGCTCGCGCTCGGTCTCACGGTGTCGATGCTGCTCACGACCGCCCTGTGGCTCCAACGTCGCATCTGGCAGCAGCGCCTCGAGGAGAGCGAGCGCTTCCGCGCCGTTTTCGACACGGTCTTTCAGGTGCAGCTGCTGCTCGATGCCGACGGCATCGTGCTGGAGGCCAATCGGGCTGCGGGTGCACTCGCGGCGATTCCGCCGGGGCAGCTGGCGGGCGTGCCGTTCTGGCACGCGCCCTGGTGGGATGGCGACGCCGATACGGCGGAGCGCGTTCAGGAGCGCTTCGCCCGCGCGCGCGCGGGCGAGATTCAGCGCTTCGAGGTGGAGCTGACCGCCGGTCGAGAGGGCGCCGTCACGATGGACTTTTCGCTGAAGCCGTTGAACGACGGCCATGCGGGCGCCCACCGCGTGATTGCCGAAGGGCGCGACCTCACCATCCGCAAGCGCGCGGAGGAGTCGCTGCGCGAGATCAGTGCGCTCACCACCATGGGGCAGCTCGCCGCGCGCGTGGCGCACGAGATCAACAATCCCCTGGCCGGCATCCAGAACGCGTTTCTGCTCCTTCGCGGGTCGATTCCCGAGACCCACCCTCATTACCGATTCGTGGGGGCGATCGAACGCGAGATTGCCCGCATTGCCGCGGTGACGCGACAATTGTACGAGACCTACCGCCCCGATCAGTCCACAGCGACGCAATCGTCCGTCATTCTCGCGGTCAGCGACGCGGTGACCTTTCTCGAACAGGTGAATCGCAGCCGACCCGTGCACATCGTCACGGACATGTCGCAGGCGCCATCACTTGTGCCAGTCCCCGACGCGCTGCTTCGGCAGACGCTGTACAACCTGGTGCAGAATGCCGTGGATGGGTCACCCGCCAACGGCACCGTGACCGTCTGTGCACGGCAGGAGAGGGATCACTGCGTCCTGCGGGTGACTGACGAAGGACCAGGCGTGCCCGCGGCCATTCGCGATCGCATCTTCGACCCGTTCTTCAGCACCAAGGATCGAACCGTGAAGACCGGTGGTATGGGAATCGGATTGGCGCTGGTGCGGCAGTCCGTCCTGGCGGTCGGCGGTACCATCACCGTTCACGATCGCGCGGGCGGCGGTACGGAATTCGAGGTGCGTTTACCCATGACTCCCCTGGATACCGGAGCGCTGCGATGAGTCGTGGTCGCATTCTGATTGCCGACGATGAACCCACCTTTCTCAGCTCGACGGCCGAGTTGCTGCGGCGTGAGGGGTTTTCCGTGGACACGGTGGAGGACGGCGAAGGGGCCCTGCAGGCGATCGCGGCGGCGCCTTACGACCTCCTCATCACGGATCTCGAGATGCCGGGGAATGCGGATCTCGACCTGGTGCAGCAGGTGGCCCACGTGAGTGGCGGGCTGCCCATCATCATCATCACCGGTTTCCCCAGTGTGCGCTCGGCGGTGGCCTCGATCGAGCTGCCCGTAGCGGCCTATCTCGTGAAGCCGGTGCACTTCCCCGATCTGCTCAAGCGGGTGTCGAGCGCCGTTGCGCGATTTCGCTCGTATCAGGCCATGCAGAGCGCCGAGGCGCGCCTGCGCGCGTATCGCGAGCAGATCGAACCCGCCGAGCCGCGCGTGTCGCTTGGCCTGCCGGTGCTGCCAACGAGCGAGCCTCGCGCCGACGTGGACACGTTCCTGGCGCTCACCCTTCGCAACGTAATGGGGTCACTGACTGACCTCGAGCAGCTGGGGCGGGCGCTTGCCGGCACGTCGACCTCCGAGGCACATCCCTGCCAGCTCATCAACTGTCCGCGCGGTGCACAGCTGCAGGCGGCCGTGGAAGAGACGATCGCCGTACTGGAGGAAACCAAGGGGGCATTCAAGTCGAAGACGCTGGGTGATCTGCGGCAGCGTCTCGAACTGTTGCTGAAGCATGTGTGAGCGGTTCCGGCGCAGAGTGAATCACAGTGCACTTGTGCACACCTAATCCACATTGTGTACGCCGCGTGATGTTCCACGTGGAAACCCCTCTTGCGGCGCCGGTCCTGCTGCGCAACCTTCCACGTGTAGACCGTCACGGTGAACTCGGCAGGGTGCGGGTCGTCGCCGCTGATCGGGAAACACAGGCACCACCCACATAGGGATCACTCGCTGATCCAACCTTGGCGGACGGGACTCGGGTCCCGGTCAGTCGAAGGCGCGCAGCCCCGCTCTCCGAGCGCAGGCAACGCGCCTTTTCTGCTTTTCCCATGTGATTTGCCGCACTCCCCTCACGATGCCCGACGCTTGTCGACATCTCACCAGGTCCGCACATGAGCCACGTCGCTCTGTACCGCAACGAGATCGCTGCGTCACACGCTCTCGCCCGTGCCATCCCCGGCCCCTCGCGCCACGTCGGTGGCCGCGATCACGACCCCGCCCATGCTGCCGCCACAACGGCCACCGATGCCACGGCTTCCCGGCGCATCATGCGCATTCTGGTCGTCTCGCCGGACCACGTGGCGCAGGATGCGCTGCGCACCGCGTTCGAAGGTGAGGGTACGGAGGTGTTGAGTGCGTCCGGTGCGCCCGGTGTGGTGGATATGGTCGCCCGCGCGCAGGTGGATCTGGTGGTCTGCGACCAGCAGCTGGCCGACGACGCCGGCTTCGTGCTGCTCGACGCCATGCACGACCGCCACCCGGAGGTGCTCACGGCGCTCCTCGCGGCGCCCGGGCTGTCGTCGGCACCGCACCAGGCCGCCGAGCACGGGGCGAGTGACTACCTGGCACGACCGGTGGAAGCCCAGGAGGCCGTGGCCTTTCTCCGGCGGCTGGGGAGCATGGCGCTGGTTCACGAACCGGCGGTGCCGGTTCCGGGCGTGCCGCAGGCAGTCCCGATGTTCCGCGGAATGTACGGTACCACGCCAGTCATGGGGGACGTCTTTCGCATGATCTCGCGCGTGGGGCGCACCGACGTGACGGTGCTGGTGACCGGCGAGAGCGGGACGGGCAAGGAGCTGGTCGCGCGCGCGCTCCACGACGAAAGCGGTCGACGCAACAAGCCCTTCGTGGCGCTCAACTGCTCGGCTCTGCCGTCGGAGCTCGTGGAGAGCGAACTGTTCGGCCACACGCGCGGTGCCTTCACGGGAGCCGTGAAGGATCGCGGCGGCCTCTTCGAAGCCGCGCACGGCGGCACGCTCTTCCTCGACGAGATCGGCGACCTCGGCCCGCTCGCGCAGGCGAAAGTGCTGCGCGCGCTGGAGAACGGCGAGGTGATGCGTGTGGGCGGCACCCGATCGACGCACGTGGACGTGCGCGTCGTGGCCGCCACAAACCGGCCGCTTGACGACATGGTGGCGGATGGTCGGTTCCGTGAAGACCTGCTGTACCGGCTCAAGGTGATCTCGCTGGCGCTACCGCCACTGCGCGACCGCAAGGACGACATTCCGCTGCTCGCCAATCACTTCCTGCACGTCTTCGCGGAACGCCACCGCCTGCCGGCCCGGGCCATCGGTGAGGATGCACGCGAACTCCTGATGTCGTACGACTGGCCGGGGAACGTGCGCGAGCTGCGCAACGTGATCGAAGGCGCCATCGTCATGTGCGACGGGGCGGAGATTGCCGTGTGCGACCTGCCGGCCAATCTCGCCAACAGCACCCCGCGCATGCGCATGCCTCTGGCGCTGCTCGAGCAGTCGGCTGACCTGCCGTTCGTGGAGGCGCGCGAGCGCGCCCTGCGCGAATTCGATCGCGCGTTCCTGACGGCCGCGCTGGCCCGCAACGGCGGCAACATCGCGCGCACGGCCCGGGCACTCGGGTTGCACCGGCAGTCGTTGCAGAAGCTGCTGGCGCGCCGCGACCTGCGGACCGGCGAAGTGCATCGCGAGCTCTAGGTGGGGGCGCGGGCGGGGCATCGACGTGCCCGCCCGCGTCCCGTCTTCTCCCTCAACAGCCGCGCCGGGCCTGATACGTCAGTTCGTCTGTCGCCGCGTCGAGCACGATACGGTTGGCCCACTCCACCCCCTGGGCCACCGAGTGATCCATGTTGCCCACCTCGTAGCGCCAGGCCCCGAAGCGTCCCCGCGAACAGACGCCCACTGATCGCCGCCAC encodes the following:
- a CDS encoding ATP-binding protein is translated as MVADGIAIGAALAPAGGAGGDVLGLVVLVLWQVLVARALVIDIAEPVDAPHSPLPVVVLALGLTVSMLLTTALWLQRRIWQQRLEESERFRAVFDTVFQVQLLLDADGIVLEANRAAGALAAIPPGQLAGVPFWHAPWWDGDADTAERVQERFARARAGEIQRFEVELTAGREGAVTMDFSLKPLNDGHAGAHRVIAEGRDLTIRKRAEESLREISALTTMGQLAARVAHEINNPLAGIQNAFLLLRGSIPETHPHYRFVGAIEREIARIAAVTRQLYETYRPDQSTATQSSVILAVSDAVTFLEQVNRSRPVHIVTDMSQAPSLVPVPDALLRQTLYNLVQNAVDGSPANGTVTVCARQERDHCVLRVTDEGPGVPAAIRDRIFDPFFSTKDRTVKTGGMGIGLALVRQSVLAVGGTITVHDRAGGGTEFEVRLPMTPLDTGALR
- the upp gene encoding uracil phosphoribosyltransferase, producing MAHSHQGIDFPTLSIVDHPLVRHKITLLRDRATPTKQFKELVDEIAMLMAYEATRDLLLEPTTVDTPLETTSGWTVRGKKLTLVPILRAGLGMVEGILRLMPSARVGHIGLYRDHDTLEPVDYYFKVPGDVSERDFLLLDPMLATGGSAAAAVSSLKRAGATRIRFLCLVAAPEGVHRLAAAHPDVPVLTASLDRELNEFGYILPGLGDAGDRLFGTR
- a CDS encoding response regulator; the protein is MSRGRILIADDEPTFLSSTAELLRREGFSVDTVEDGEGALQAIAAAPYDLLITDLEMPGNADLDLVQQVAHVSGGLPIIIITGFPSVRSAVASIELPVAAYLVKPVHFPDLLKRVSSAVARFRSYQAMQSAEARLRAYREQIEPAEPRVSLGLPVLPTSEPRADVDTFLALTLRNVMGSLTDLEQLGRALAGTSTSEAHPCQLINCPRGAQLQAAVEETIAVLEETKGAFKSKTLGDLRQRLELLLKHV
- a CDS encoding sigma-54 dependent transcriptional regulator, with the translated sequence MSHVALYRNEIAASHALARAIPGPSRHVGGRDHDPAHAAATTATDATASRRIMRILVVSPDHVAQDALRTAFEGEGTEVLSASGAPGVVDMVARAQVDLVVCDQQLADDAGFVLLDAMHDRHPEVLTALLAAPGLSSAPHQAAEHGASDYLARPVEAQEAVAFLRRLGSMALVHEPAVPVPGVPQAVPMFRGMYGTTPVMGDVFRMISRVGRTDVTVLVTGESGTGKELVARALHDESGRRNKPFVALNCSALPSELVESELFGHTRGAFTGAVKDRGGLFEAAHGGTLFLDEIGDLGPLAQAKVLRALENGEVMRVGGTRSTHVDVRVVAATNRPLDDMVADGRFREDLLYRLKVISLALPPLRDRKDDIPLLANHFLHVFAERHRLPARAIGEDARELLMSYDWPGNVRELRNVIEGAIVMCDGAEIAVCDLPANLANSTPRMRMPLALLEQSADLPFVEARERALREFDRAFLTAALARNGGNIARTARALGLHRQSLQKLLARRDLRTGEVHREL
- a CDS encoding DUF2225 domain-containing protein; this translates as MTTLHFIELTCPVCATVFRSQTVVATNRLGGKRTDFHEHAAGMQPLPYLVHLCTHCGYAGVARDFDDDVVPSTLLQELVSSELTPALRASLPSGSLKYEHAAKVAAWQGNEPRYLADLYLRAAWCCVDEGDTEAERYFRRHAAWAFADALTMFDGVPPDERAVITYLVGELWRRIGDDVEAEQWFDRVADEVTEPTAQGWVLEVAEQQKLQPREWFT
- a CDS encoding TIGR00730 family Rossman fold protein, producing MTTAAATPHTTLQRVAVYCASNEGAHPDYVHAAHALGTLLANRGIAVVYGGGRTGLMGALADAAMAAGGEVIGVMPHGLVEREVAHRGITSLQVVDSMHERKAMIAELADAFIALPGGIGTLEELFETWTWATLGVHRKPLGLLDTRQFWEPLLSLVARLDQEGFLRGAPAEWLVRHDDPAHLLDRLTTFAPPHVRRWLSLRDT